CGTGACGCGACAGGTCGGTGCCGGGCGCGATCGCGCTGAACGTGGTCACGGTCCCCTCTTCGTCGTGGTCCTCGGAGCATAGGTGCCGGATGTGTCCCGCGCCACATTCTCCACCCGTGCAACGTGACGCAACGCTTGTTCCGAGCGTTGCGTCGGAGTGTCCTGGATCACATCAACCGAGTGAGAGGAACCCGGCTATGACCGACATGCTCGAGCAGGCCACGACCACCGGCGCGACCCCCGACCAGCGCGTGGACGCCTGGCTGCGGAAGTTCGAGACCGCGCTGGCGTCCCGGGACGTCGCCGCCGCGGCGGGACTCTTCGGCATCGAGAGCTTCTGGCGCGATCTCGTCTCCTTCACCTGGAACCTGAAGACGGTCGAGGGCCGCGAGGGCGTGACGGACATGCTGACCGCCCGGCTCGACGACACCGACCCGAGCGGCTTTTGCACCACCGAACCGCCCACCGAGGACGACGGGGTGATCACCGCCTGGCTCGAGTTCGAGACCGCCGTCGGCCGCGGTTCCGGGCACCTCCGGCTGCGGCGCGACGACGACGGTGAGGACCGCGCATGGACCCTGCTCACCACCCTGCAGGAACTGAAGGGCCACGAGGAACCGCGCGGCACCCGGCGCCCGCGCGGCACGAAGCACGGCGCCGACCGTCAGCGGGTGACCTGGTCGGAGCAGCGCGAGGCCGAGGAACGCGAGCTCGGTTACACCCGCCAGCCCTACGTCGTCATCGTCGGCGGCGGCCAGGGCGGGATCGCGCTCGGTGCCCGCATGCGGCAGCTCGGTGTCCCGGCCATCGTCCTCGACAAGCGCGACCGTCCCGGTGACCAGTGGCGCGGCCGCTACAAGTCGCTGTGTCTGCACGACCCCGTCTGGTACGACCACCTGCCCTACATGCCCTTCCCCGACAACTGGCCGGTGTTCGCGCCGAAGGACAAGATCGCGGACTGGCTCGAGATGTACACGAAGGTGATGGAGGTCCCCTACTGGTCGAAGTCGGTGTGCACCTCCGCGAGCTACGACGAGGAGGCGGGGGAGTGGACCGTCCACGTCGAACGCGACGGTGAACCCGTCGTCCTGCGGCCGAAGCAGCTGGTGATCGCCACCGGTATGTCGGGAAAGCCCAACATGCCCGAGTTCCCCGGCATGGACCGCTTCCGCGGCGAACAGCACCACTCCAGTCAGCATCCCGGCCCGGACGCCTACGTCGGCAAGAAGGCCGTGGTGATCGGCGCCAACAACAGCGCCCACGACATCTGCGGTGCGCTCTGGGAGGTCGGCGCCGACGTGACCATGGTGCAGCGGTCCTCGACGCACATCGTGCGCTCGGAGTCGCTCATGGAACTCGGCCTCGGTGACCTGTACTCCGAGCGGGCCCTCGCCGCGGGGATGACGACCTACAAGGCCGACCTGACCTTCGCGTCCCTGCCGTACCGGATCATGCACGAGTTCCAGATCCCGATCTACGAGAAGATCCGCGAACGCGACGCCGACTTCTACGACCGGCTGGAGAAGGCCGGCTTCATGCACGACTGGGGCGACGACGGCTCGGGTCTGTTCATGAAGTATCTGCGCCGCGCCTCCGGCTACTACATCGACGTCGGGGCCTCCGAGTTGGTTGCGAACGGGGACATCAAGCTGGCGCACGGCAACGTCCGCGAACTCACCGAGACCTCCGTGATCCTCGAGGACGGCACCGAACTCGAAGCCGATCTCGTCGTCTACGCCACCGGCTACGGTTCGATGAACGGCTGGGTCGCCGACCTGATCTCGCAGGAGGTCGCCGACAAGGTCGGCAAGTGCTGGGGCCTGGGCTCGGACACCACCAAGGATCCGGGGCCGTGGGAGGGCGAGCAGCGCAACATGTGGAAGCCCACCCAGCAGGAAGGTCTGTGGTTCCACGGCGGCAACCTGCACCAGTCGCGCCACTACTCGCTGTACCTCGCGCTGCAGCTGAAGGCACGCTACGAGGGCATCCCGACCCCGGTCTACGGCCTGCAGGAGGTCCACCACCTCCGCTGACACCCGCGCCCGTCGTCCCCGTCGCACCCTTCCCCGGCGCGGCGGGGACGACTTCGTCCCACGGGAACGCCGAATCGGCACGAATCCGGCGAAGAGCTATTAGGGTCGCGTCCAGATCCGCCCGACGGTATGCGCCGTGGGCGGACGTGATCGCTCCAGGACGTCGGGGGGACGAGGGTCCGATGGTGAGAAGACTTGCGGCAGCGGTCGTGGCGGTCCTGGCGATGTCGCTGATCGGGGCGGTGTCGGCGCAGGCCGAGCCGGTGGCCACGATCGAGCACACCGAGCGGGTGAGCGGCACCCAGACGAAGCTCTCCGTGTTCTCGCCGGCGATGAACCGGGTCGTGACGGTTCAGGTGCTGCACCCGGCACGGTCGGGTTCGCGTCCCACGCTCTATCTGCTCGACGGTGTCAGCGCGGGTGAGGAATCCGACTTCCGCGAGAGCACGTGGACGCAGCGCACCGATATCGAGGAGTTCTTCGCCGACAAGAACGTCAATGTCGTCCTGCCCGTCGGTGGCACCGCGAGCTACTACACCGACTGGAATGCCCCCGACCCCGTGCTCGGGGTCAACAAGTGGGAGACCTTCCTGACCCGGGAACTGCCCCCGGTGATCGACGCGAACTTCGGCGGCAACGGCACCGACGCCGTCGCGGGTCTGTCCATGGGAGCGACCGCCGCGATGGCGCTGATCACCCGTCATCCCGACCTCTACGAGGGGGTCGCCGCGTTGAGCGGATGCTTCGACACGTCCCAGGACCGCTCCCGCGAGTCGGTGCGCGGCACCGTCGCCTACAAGGGCGGCAATCCCGACAACATGTGGGGGCCGCCCGGCGATCCCCGCTGGACCGAACACGATTCGTACCTGCTCGCCGAACGGCTGCGGGGGAAGAAGATCTTCCTCAGCACCGGCAACGGTGTGCTCGGTCCCTACGACCTCGACGCCGGGCAGGACGTGCTCACCGTCGGCGCCCCGCTCGAGATCGGCACGCTCGCCTGCACCCTGACCTACGACCGGCGCCTCCGCGAGCTGGGCATCCCCGCCCAGGTGGTCTACCGGCCGTGGGGCACCCACTCGTGGGGGTACTGGCAGGACGACATCAAGACGGCGTGGCCCACGCTCGCGGAGGCGCTCGGACTCCGGTGACGCCCGGACTCCGGTGACGCCCGGCTGGAGCGGGTCGGGGGATCAGACGATTCCGGCGACCTCCCGGCCCTGCTTCGTGGCGAAGTCCAGGAACAGGTCGTTCTCGTGCGGGTCGCCGATGGTCACGCGGGTGCCCTCACCGGTGAAGTTACGCAGCACCACACCGGCCTCGGCGGCGGCGTCCGCGAACGCGGCCGAGCGCTCACCGAGCGGCAGCCACAGGAAGTTGGCGTTGCTCTCGGGCACCTCGTAGCCCGCGGCGGTCAGGGCGGCGTGCACCCGCTCGCGCTCGGCGACGATCCCGTCGGTGCGGGCCAGCAGCTCCGGTGCCGCGGCGAGCGACGCGATCGCGGCGGTCTGGGCGAGGGAGTTGACCGAGAACGGGGTGTGGACCTTGCTCAGCGCCGTCACCAGGGACGGATCGGCCACCGCGTAGCCCACCCGGATGCCGGCGAGACCGTAGGCCTTGGAGAAGGTGCGCAGCACCACGACGTTGCTGCGGCCCTCGGCGATCTCGAGGCCGTCTGGCAGATCCTCACCGGGTGCGGGCCGGACGTACTCGAAGTACGCCTCGTCGAGCGCGACGACGATGTGCTCGGGCACCGCGTCGAGGAACTCCTCGAGCTCGGCCCTGCTCAGGAGCGAGCCGGTGGGGTTGTTGGGATTGCACACGAAGATCAGGCGGGTGCGGTCGGTGATCGCCGCGAGCATCGCCTTCAGGTCGTGACCGTGATCGGGGGTGTTCGGGACCTTCACCGCCGTCGCACCTGCGACCGCCGTGATGATGGGGTACGCCTCGAAGGACCGCCAGGCGAAGATCACCTCGTCGCCGGCGTTGCAGGTGACCTGCACGAGTTCCTGGCACAGGCTCACCGAGCCGCAGCCCACTGCGATCCGGTCCGTGGGGACACCGAGCCGCGCCGACAGGGCCGCGAGCAGTTCGGTGGCGCCGTTGTCGGGGTAGCGGTTGAGACCGGCGGCGGCCTCCGCGATCGCCTCGCGCACGCTCGGGAGAGGACCCAGAGTCGTCTCGTTGCTGGCGAGCTTCACCGCTCCCGGGAACGAACGGCCGGGAACGTAGGCGGGAACTGATTCGAGATCGGGGCGGGTCCGTGGAGTCACGACCCCGATTATGCGCCTCGTCCGGCTCTCCATCGGACATCCGTCCAACACGCCACCGCCGCCGGAAGCTCGTCCGCAAGCTTCTGACCAGGCGTTTTGCGTTTTCCCGCCGGGCATGTGTAATGTTTCGATCCGGCGGTTCGAGAGCAATCGAATCCCCGAGGAGGCGTGCCAGAGCGGCCGAATGGGACTCACTGCTAATGAGTTGTCCCCCTTACCGGGGACCGGAGGTTCAAATCCTCTCGCCTCCGCCAGTTGGTGTAACGTCACCAGCGACCACAACTGAACACCGCATGCGCCCGTAGCTCAACGGATAGAGCATCTGACTACGGATCAGAAGGTTAGGGGTTCGAATCCCTTCGGGCGCACACACGAAAACCCCGCCGGTTCGCCGGTGGGGTTTTCTCGTTTCCGCATATCCTGCACTCACTGTGATGCTCCTCTCGGCGTCGGCCCGAGCTCGGCTCGCCCCCACCTGGACGTTCCCGGACGAGTGAACGCCCCGTCTCCGATTTCGTTCCTTTCTCCGGTGCCGTACTTCCTCCGGGGGCGTGTGCGGGCACGACGATAACGCAGGAGAAACCCCCTATTGACGAGCCGCGCGGCCGGACGTACATTTCGAGTCACTCTCGAAAAGTTAACGACGATTCGCACGACCGGCCGGCAACGGCAGTCGAGCTCTGCTGGGAGAAGACATGGAACTAGCGTGGTCAGAGGCCGACGCCGCCTTCCGGGACGAGGTGCGCTCGTTTCTCGAGGAGAAGCTGACGCCCGAACTGCGACGAGCGGGACGGCTCGCCACGAGCGTGTACTCCGACCACGAGGCGAGCATGGAGTGGCAGCGGATCCTCCATGAGCGCGGATGGGCCGCACCGGCGTGGCCGGTCGAGTACGGCGGATGCGACTGGACGCAGACGCAGCACTACATCTTCAGTCGGGAGTCGATCCTCGCCGGCGCCCCGAACCTGTCGCCGATGGGCATCCGCATGGTCGCGCACGCGATCGTCGCCTACGGCACCGAGGAGCAGAAGAACTACTTCCTGCCCCGGATCCTCACCGGGGAGGTCTTCTTCTGCCAGGGCTACTCCGAGCCCGAGGCCGGCTCCGACCTCGCCTCGCTGAGCATGGCGGCGGTCGACGACGGCGAGGACCTGATCGTCACCGGCAGCAAGATCTGGACCACCCACGCCACCGAGGCGAACTGGATGTTCGCGCTGGTGCGCACGTCCAAGACCGGGAAGAAGCAGGAGGGCATCACCTTCCTGCTGATCGACATGACCTCGCCCGGCATCGAGATCCGCCCGCTCGTGATGACCTCCGGCGAGGAGGTGCAGAACCAGGTCTTCTTCGACGGTGTGCGAGTGCCCAAGAAGAACGTCCTCGGGAAGATCGACGAGGGCTGGACCGTCGCCAAGTATCTGCTCGTCTTCGAACGCGGGGGAGCGGCGGCCGCGCCGGCCCTGCAGGTGATGGCCGAGCGGATCGCCGAGAAGGCCGCCGAACAGCCCGGCCCCTCCGGTGGCACCCTCATCGACGATCCGGTGTTCTCCGCCAAGCTCGCCGAGGCCCGCATCCGCACCGAGGTCCTCGAGATCCTCGAATACCGCACGCTCGCGGCGCTGTCCGAAGGGAAGAATCCGGGTCCCGCGTCGTCGATGCTCAAGGTGCTCGGCACCGAGCTCAGCCAGACGCTCACCCAGCTGGCCCTCGAGGCCGCGGGTCCGCGCGGCCGCGTCTACCAGCCGCACATCACCGCGCCCGGTGGTCCGGTGGCCGACTACGTGCCGCCCGCCGACGGGTACGTCAGCGGTGAGGACTGGCAGGCCGTGGCGCCGCTGCGCTACTTCAACGACCGTGCCGGATCGATCTACGCCGGCAGCAACGAGATCCAGCGAAACATTCTCGCCAAAGCAGCATTGGGGCTCTGATGGACTTCGGTTTGAGCAAGGAGCAGGAGCTCCTTCGTGATTCGGTCACCAAGTTCCTCGCCGGTCGCTACGACCTGGCGGAAAGCCGGAAGGTAGCGACCACCGGCGAAGGATGGCAGCCGGAGGTGTGGCGCGCGTTCGCCGAGGAACTCGGCATTCTCGGCGCCACGCTGCCGGAAGCCGTGGGGGGGATGGGCGGCGGCCCGGTCGAACTGATGGTCGTGGCCGAGGCACTCGGGCACGCCCTCGTGATCGAGCCGTTCGTCGACACGGTCGTCCTCGGGGGCGGTCTTCTCGGTCGTGCTGGGGGCGACCGGGCCGAAGCCGTCCTCGAGGCGATCGCCGCCGGGGAAGCGATCACCGCGTTCGCGGCGATCGAACCCACCTCCGGGTACGTCTTCCACGACGTCACCACCACCGCCCGCCGCGAGGGCGACGAGTGGGTGCTCGACGGCGAGAAGACCGTGGTCACCAGCGCGCCCCTGGCGACGCACCTGATCGTCACGGCCCGCACCTCGGGTGAGCGCACCGATCGGGCCGGAATCTCGCTGTTCCTGATCGACTTCGATCCCGCGAACCCGCCGGCCGGGGTTGAGATCCACTCCTACCGCACGATCGACGACCGCCGCGCCGCCGACCTCGTGTTCTCCGACCTGCGTCTGCCCGCCGACGCGCTGCTCGGCGAGGAGGGTGCCGCCTGGCCGTCCGTCGCCCGGGCGGTCGACGAGGGCATCGCCGCGATCTCCGCCGAGGCCGTCGGCCTCATGCGCAAGGTGCTCGCCGACACCGTCGAGTACGCGAAGCAACGTCAGCAGTTCGGGCAGCCGATCGGCCGCTTCCAGGTCCTCCAGCACCGCATGGTCGACATGTACATGGAGGTCGAGCAAGCCGTCTCCGCCGCCTACCTCGCGATCCTCAACCTCGACAGCGACGAGACGACCCGGGCCCGCGCGATCTCGGCCGCGAAGGCGACGATCAGCCGTGCCGCCCGCTTCGTCGGCCAGAACGCCGTCCAACTCCACGGCGGCATGGGCATGACCGAGGAACTGGCCGTCGGCCACTACTTCAAGCGCCTGACCGCCATCGAGTACGAGTTCGGCACCGCCGAGCAGCACATCGCGCGGTACGCGCAGCTCACGAAGGTCTGAGCGACGAGACGACCCGGGGCCGGTAGGACATCACTCCCGTACCGGCCCCGGGCTCTGCGTGTCCGGAGATCGTGGGCCGGGAGCCGTCAGGGCATCCTCCACCCGGGTCGCGGCGACGATCGGGTCCTCGTGCTCCCACACCCGCACCACCGTCCAGCCGGCGGCCCGCAGCCGCGTGTCGGTGTCCCGGTCGCGCCGCACGTTCGCGGCGAGCTTCGCCGCCCACCACTCGGCGTTGTTCTTGGGGTGGGTCGCATGCAGGGGGCAGCTGTGCCAGAAGCATCCGTCGACGTAGACAGCGACCCGGAGACGGGGGAAGAGCAGATCGGCTCGTCGCCGCATCCCGGGCAGGGGAGCCTTGTCTACGAAGAAACGGCGGCCGCGACGATGCAGTTCCTTGCGCAGCGCCACCTCGGGCGCGGTGTCGCGTCGACGCTGCCGGCTCATCCGCGCGCTCGTGCGCGGATCGGTCGGAGGTCGATCGGCCGCTGCCATCGTGGCCTCTAGGCCGCCACCCGCGGGAAGCCGCCCATGCGTTCGAGGTGGTTCTCCACGTCCTCGAGGAAACCGGGCAGGAACCGGAGATTGCCGGAGCGGGCCCGTCGCAGGAAACCGGCGGTCGCGCGGGCGGACAGCAACCTCGCGTCGAGGAGGAAACCACCCAGGTCCTCGTAGGGTGCCTGAACCGGCCACTGCGACTCGTGGACCCGGAAGGCGCGACGGTTCATGCCCCACGCCGCGGTCGGCCAGGGGTCGCCGGGCACGAGAGGGCTCTCGTGATCGGAGGCGTACTCGATCGGGTTGTTCAACCGATGACCCACCCACGACGCCATCCGCACACTCACGGCATTGCCGACCAGACGCCAGCGGTGCCCGGAACGGACGCCGGGGGCCTCCGTTGCGGGAGCCGTCCAGCCGGCCTCGAAGCCCTGGAGACGTTCGGCGTCGGTGAGGCCGGGGGTGACGATCTCACCGGAGGGCAGGCGCACGGCGGGCGGGCTGGCGATACCGAGGGTCGAACCGCCCTTGAGGGTGGGCACGGCATTGACCGCCCAGCCCAGGCCGCGCACGCCCTCGGTCCAGTAGAAACCGCACGGATACAGATCGGGGTTGCCCTCGGCGGGCATGCCGGCGTCCTCACCGAACAGCACCGCGCGGGGATCCTCGGTGCGCGACGCGAGCATGAGGACCCGGTGCCGACGCTGGGGAAGACCGAACGCGCGCGCGTCCACGACGCGATAGGCCCACGCGTAGCCGAGGTCCTCCAGCGCGTGGGTGATGTGCCGCATGGCGGCGCCGCGGCCGAGCTGGAGCATGAACGGCACGTTCTCTATGACGAGCCAGCGCGGACCGTTCTTACGGCGGACGAGACGGAACACCTCGTCGACGAGACCCGACTTCGAACCGGTGATGCCGGCGGTGCGGCCCGCTTGGGAGAGGTCTTGGCAGGGGAAGCCGGCCGCGACGAGTTCCGTGTCGCGGGGGAGGGAACGCAGACGCGTGACGTCCGCGTGTAGAGGGATGTCGGGGAAGCGCGTGCGCAGGACCGCCTGCGCGCCCGGTTCGATCTCGCAGAGGAGCTCCGTGTTCCATCCGTGACGACCGAGCCCGAGCTCGAGCCCGCCGATCCCGGCGAACAACCCCACCATGTTCCCCGTCGACGTCACGGCACCCTTCCTCGCTCAACTCCTC
This region of Rhodococcus sp. Z13 genomic DNA includes:
- a CDS encoding flavin-containing monooxygenase → MTDMLEQATTTGATPDQRVDAWLRKFETALASRDVAAAAGLFGIESFWRDLVSFTWNLKTVEGREGVTDMLTARLDDTDPSGFCTTEPPTEDDGVITAWLEFETAVGRGSGHLRLRRDDDGEDRAWTLLTTLQELKGHEEPRGTRRPRGTKHGADRQRVTWSEQREAEERELGYTRQPYVVIVGGGQGGIALGARMRQLGVPAIVLDKRDRPGDQWRGRYKSLCLHDPVWYDHLPYMPFPDNWPVFAPKDKIADWLEMYTKVMEVPYWSKSVCTSASYDEEAGEWTVHVERDGEPVVLRPKQLVIATGMSGKPNMPEFPGMDRFRGEQHHSSQHPGPDAYVGKKAVVIGANNSAHDICGALWEVGADVTMVQRSSTHIVRSESLMELGLGDLYSERALAAGMTTYKADLTFASLPYRIMHEFQIPIYEKIRERDADFYDRLEKAGFMHDWGDDGSGLFMKYLRRASGYYIDVGASELVANGDIKLAHGNVRELTETSVILEDGTELEADLVVYATGYGSMNGWVADLISQEVADKVGKCWGLGSDTTKDPGPWEGEQRNMWKPTQQEGLWFHGGNLHQSRHYSLYLALQLKARYEGIPTPVYGLQEVHHLR
- a CDS encoding alpha/beta hydrolase, encoding MVRRLAAAVVAVLAMSLIGAVSAQAEPVATIEHTERVSGTQTKLSVFSPAMNRVVTVQVLHPARSGSRPTLYLLDGVSAGEESDFRESTWTQRTDIEEFFADKNVNVVLPVGGTASYYTDWNAPDPVLGVNKWETFLTRELPPVIDANFGGNGTDAVAGLSMGATAAMALITRHPDLYEGVAALSGCFDTSQDRSRESVRGTVAYKGGNPDNMWGPPGDPRWTEHDSYLLAERLRGKKIFLSTGNGVLGPYDLDAGQDVLTVGAPLEIGTLACTLTYDRRLRELGIPAQVVYRPWGTHSWGYWQDDIKTAWPTLAEALGLR
- the hisC gene encoding histidinol-phosphate transaminase, with product MTPRTRPDLESVPAYVPGRSFPGAVKLASNETTLGPLPSVREAIAEAAAGLNRYPDNGATELLAALSARLGVPTDRIAVGCGSVSLCQELVQVTCNAGDEVIFAWRSFEAYPIITAVAGATAVKVPNTPDHGHDLKAMLAAITDRTRLIFVCNPNNPTGSLLSRAELEEFLDAVPEHIVVALDEAYFEYVRPAPGEDLPDGLEIAEGRSNVVVLRTFSKAYGLAGIRVGYAVADPSLVTALSKVHTPFSVNSLAQTAAIASLAAAPELLARTDGIVAERERVHAALTAAGYEVPESNANFLWLPLGERSAAFADAAAEAGVVLRNFTGEGTRVTIGDPHENDLFLDFATKQGREVAGIV
- a CDS encoding acyl-CoA dehydrogenase family protein, which gives rise to MELAWSEADAAFRDEVRSFLEEKLTPELRRAGRLATSVYSDHEASMEWQRILHERGWAAPAWPVEYGGCDWTQTQHYIFSRESILAGAPNLSPMGIRMVAHAIVAYGTEEQKNYFLPRILTGEVFFCQGYSEPEAGSDLASLSMAAVDDGEDLIVTGSKIWTTHATEANWMFALVRTSKTGKKQEGITFLLIDMTSPGIEIRPLVMTSGEEVQNQVFFDGVRVPKKNVLGKIDEGWTVAKYLLVFERGGAAAAPALQVMAERIAEKAAEQPGPSGGTLIDDPVFSAKLAEARIRTEVLEILEYRTLAALSEGKNPGPASSMLKVLGTELSQTLTQLALEAAGPRGRVYQPHITAPGGPVADYVPPADGYVSGEDWQAVAPLRYFNDRAGSIYAGSNEIQRNILAKAALGL
- a CDS encoding acyl-CoA dehydrogenase family protein, whose product is MDFGLSKEQELLRDSVTKFLAGRYDLAESRKVATTGEGWQPEVWRAFAEELGILGATLPEAVGGMGGGPVELMVVAEALGHALVIEPFVDTVVLGGGLLGRAGGDRAEAVLEAIAAGEAITAFAAIEPTSGYVFHDVTTTARREGDEWVLDGEKTVVTSAPLATHLIVTARTSGERTDRAGISLFLIDFDPANPPAGVEIHSYRTIDDRRAADLVFSDLRLPADALLGEEGAAWPSVARAVDEGIAAISAEAVGLMRKVLADTVEYAKQRQQFGQPIGRFQVLQHRMVDMYMEVEQAVSAAYLAILNLDSDETTRARAISAAKATISRAARFVGQNAVQLHGGMGMTEELAVGHYFKRLTAIEYEFGTAEQHIARYAQLTKV
- a CDS encoding very short patch repair endonuclease codes for the protein MAAADRPPTDPRTSARMSRQRRRDTAPEVALRKELHRRGRRFFVDKAPLPGMRRRADLLFPRLRVAVYVDGCFWHSCPLHATHPKNNAEWWAAKLAANVRRDRDTDTRLRAAGWTVVRVWEHEDPIVAATRVEDALTAPGPRSPDTQSPGPVRE
- a CDS encoding DNA cytosine methyltransferase, whose product is MVGLFAGIGGLELGLGRHGWNTELLCEIEPGAQAVLRTRFPDIPLHADVTRLRSLPRDTELVAAGFPCQDLSQAGRTAGITGSKSGLVDEVFRLVRRKNGPRWLVIENVPFMLQLGRGAAMRHITHALEDLGYAWAYRVVDARAFGLPQRRHRVLMLASRTEDPRAVLFGEDAGMPAEGNPDLYPCGFYWTEGVRGLGWAVNAVPTLKGGSTLGIASPPAVRLPSGEIVTPGLTDAERLQGFEAGWTAPATEAPGVRSGHRWRLVGNAVSVRMASWVGHRLNNPIEYASDHESPLVPGDPWPTAAWGMNRRAFRVHESQWPVQAPYEDLGGFLLDARLLSARATAGFLRRARSGNLRFLPGFLEDVENHLERMGGFPRVAA